The Haloarchaeobius amylolyticus genome window below encodes:
- a CDS encoding 50S ribosomal protein L19e — protein sequence MTDLSAQKRLAADVLDCGKNRVWFDPESQGDIAEAITREDIRELVDEGSIRAEEKKGNSKGRSRERKAKRAYGHQKGPGKRKGKKGGRSDSKKEWQQRIRAQRKKLNELRGNGEITRTQYRELYNKARGGEFRSVQYLLNYIDNNYGDE from the coding sequence ATGACTGATCTGTCCGCCCAGAAGCGACTGGCCGCGGACGTCCTCGACTGCGGGAAGAACCGCGTCTGGTTCGACCCCGAGTCCCAGGGTGACATCGCGGAAGCGATCACCCGGGAGGACATCCGCGAGCTCGTCGACGAGGGCTCGATCCGAGCGGAAGAGAAGAAAGGCAACTCCAAGGGGCGCTCCCGCGAGCGCAAGGCCAAGCGTGCCTACGGCCACCAGAAGGGCCCGGGCAAGCGCAAGGGCAAGAAAGGCGGGCGCTCCGACTCCAAGAAGGAGTGGCAACAGCGGATTCGCGCGCAGCGAAAGAAGCTCAACGAACTCCGCGGCAACGGGGAGATCACGCGTACGCAGTACCGTGAACTCTACAACAAGGCCCGTGGCGGGGAGTTCCGCAGCGTCCAGTACCTGCTGAACTACATCGACAACAACTACGGTGACGAATAA
- a CDS encoding 50S ribosomal protein L6, with product MRVELDIPDEVSAEVDHLDLTVEGPEGSVTRRLWYPDITVSVEDDQVVIESEVENAKTNSTVGTFESHVTNMFHGVTEGWEYEMEVFYSHFPMQVNVEGSEVVIENFLGERAPRRTNIHGDTQVQVDGEELTLSGPSKEDVGQTAADIEQLTRVSGKDTRVFQDGVYITQKPRKGGA from the coding sequence ATGCGAGTAGAACTGGACATTCCGGACGAAGTAAGCGCCGAGGTGGACCATCTCGATCTCACCGTCGAGGGTCCCGAGGGGTCGGTCACACGACGCCTCTGGTACCCCGACATCACCGTGAGCGTCGAGGACGACCAGGTGGTCATCGAGTCCGAGGTCGAGAACGCGAAGACGAACTCGACCGTCGGGACCTTCGAGAGCCACGTCACGAACATGTTCCACGGCGTCACCGAGGGATGGGAGTACGAGATGGAAGTCTTCTACTCTCACTTCCCGATGCAGGTGAACGTCGAGGGCAGCGAGGTCGTCATCGAGAACTTCCTCGGTGAGCGCGCACCGCGACGAACGAACATCCACGGCGACACGCAGGTCCAGGTGGACGGCGAGGAGCTGACCCTGAGCGGCCCCAGCAAGGAGGACGTCGGGCAGACCGCCGCCGACATCGAGCAGCTGACACGCGTCAGCGGCAAGGACACGCGTGTCTTCCAGGACGGCGTGTACATCACGCAGAAGCCTCGCAAGGGAGGTGCCTAA
- a CDS encoding 50S ribosomal protein L18, with amino-acid sequence MATGPRYKVPMRRRREVRTDYHQRLRLLKSGKPRLVARKSNKHMTAQLVTPGPDGDNTLASAHSEDLAEYGWEAPTGNLPAAYLTGLLAGKRAIDAGLEEAVLDIGLNTATPGSKVFAVQEGAIDAGLEIPHNDAVLADWPRNRGEHIAEYAEQLDEPLYSGDFDATDLPAHFDDVRETLMEL; translated from the coding sequence ATGGCGACAGGACCACGATACAAGGTTCCGATGCGGCGTCGCCGCGAGGTCCGGACCGACTACCATCAGAGGTTGCGCCTGCTGAAATCCGGGAAACCCCGGCTCGTTGCTCGCAAGAGCAACAAGCACATGACGGCGCAGCTGGTCACCCCCGGCCCTGACGGCGACAACACACTCGCGAGTGCGCACTCCGAGGACCTGGCAGAGTACGGCTGGGAGGCTCCCACGGGGAACCTTCCGGCGGCGTACCTGACCGGACTCCTCGCGGGCAAGCGCGCCATCGACGCAGGTCTCGAAGAAGCCGTGCTCGACATCGGCCTCAACACGGCGACGCCCGGTTCGAAGGTGTTCGCCGTCCAGGAGGGCGCTATCGACGCCGGTCTCGAGATCCCGCACAACGATGCCGTGCTGGCTGACTGGCCGCGTAACCGCGGCGAGCACATCGCGGAGTACGCAGAGCAACTCGACGAGCCGCTGTACAGCGGCGACTTCGACGCAACAGACCTCCCCGCGCACTTCGACGACGTGCGCGAGACCCTCATGGAGCTCTAA
- the secY gene encoding preprotein translocase subunit SecY, whose translation MGWKEAAEPVLTRMPAVQRPEGHVPFKRKLGWTGGVLVLYFFLTTVTVFGTVPVGAGGGGDAFGQFRSILAGANRSILHLGIGPIVTASIVLQLLGGANLLGLDTNDPRDQVLYQGLQKLLVLVMICLTGLPMVFLSNAILPVEQAAATTMAGIVGQANAGLAVQLLIFAQILVGGVLVLFMDEIVSKWGVGSGIGLFIVAGVSQSLVTGFFDMFGRWFAIVAGNVDFNVLTADGFARLLGPEGQLIALATTILIFTIVVYAESVRVEIPLSHARVKGARGRFPVKLIYASVLPMILVRALQANIQFLGRGLNSTVGLPGWAAQYSGGQATGGLFYYLAPIQSPGDWMWWGTGQAASMEIWQVLLRVGVDLTFMIAGGAVFAIFWVETTDMGPKATAKQIQNSGMQIPGFRQNVGVIEKVMERYIPQVTVIGGALVGLLAVLANMLGTVGGVTGTGLLLTVSITYKLYEEIAEEQLMEMHPMMRQMFGN comes from the coding sequence ATGGGATGGAAGGAGGCTGCCGAACCGGTCCTGACGCGGATGCCCGCAGTGCAGCGACCAGAAGGCCACGTCCCGTTCAAGCGTAAGCTTGGCTGGACGGGTGGCGTGCTGGTGCTGTACTTCTTCCTCACCACCGTGACCGTCTTCGGGACGGTCCCGGTCGGTGCGGGAGGAGGCGGCGACGCGTTCGGCCAGTTCCGCTCGATACTGGCGGGCGCGAATCGCTCGATACTGCACCTCGGTATCGGTCCGATCGTCACGGCGAGCATCGTCCTGCAACTGCTCGGCGGTGCGAACCTGCTCGGACTCGACACCAACGATCCGCGTGACCAGGTGCTCTACCAGGGCCTCCAGAAGCTGCTGGTGCTGGTGATGATCTGCCTGACCGGCCTCCCGATGGTGTTCCTCTCGAACGCCATCCTGCCGGTCGAGCAGGCGGCGGCGACGACGATGGCCGGCATCGTCGGACAGGCGAACGCCGGACTCGCCGTCCAGTTGCTCATCTTCGCGCAGATCCTCGTCGGCGGCGTCCTCGTCCTCTTCATGGACGAGATCGTCAGCAAGTGGGGCGTCGGCTCCGGTATCGGCCTGTTCATCGTGGCAGGCGTGAGCCAGAGCCTCGTCACCGGCTTCTTCGACATGTTCGGCCGATGGTTCGCCATCGTCGCCGGCAACGTCGACTTCAACGTCCTGACGGCGGACGGCTTCGCGCGGCTGCTCGGGCCGGAGGGCCAGCTCATCGCCCTCGCGACGACGATACTCATCTTCACCATCGTCGTCTACGCCGAGTCCGTGCGGGTCGAGATCCCGCTCAGCCACGCCAGGGTCAAGGGCGCACGCGGTCGCTTCCCCGTGAAGCTCATCTACGCGAGCGTCCTGCCGATGATCCTGGTCCGCGCCCTGCAGGCGAACATCCAGTTCCTGGGGCGCGGCCTGAACAGCACGGTCGGCCTCCCGGGCTGGGCAGCCCAGTACAGTGGTGGACAGGCCACCGGTGGCCTGTTCTACTACCTCGCGCCCATCCAGTCGCCCGGTGACTGGATGTGGTGGGGGACCGGGCAGGCGGCCAGCATGGAGATCTGGCAGGTGCTCCTCCGGGTCGGCGTCGACCTGACGTTCATGATCGCGGGCGGTGCGGTGTTCGCGATCTTCTGGGTCGAGACGACCGACATGGGCCCGAAGGCCACCGCGAAGCAGATCCAGAACTCCGGGATGCAGATCCCCGGCTTCCGCCAGAACGTCGGCGTCATCGAGAAGGTGATGGAGCGGTACATCCCGCAGGTCACCGTCATCGGTGGTGCCCTGGTCGGGCTGCTGGCGGTGCTGGCGAACATGCTCGGCACCGTCGGTGGCGTCACCGGGACCGGGCTGCTGCTGACGGTCTCCATCACGTACAAACTGTACGAGGAGATCGCCGAGGAGCAGCTCATGGAGATGCATCCGATGATGCGCCAGATGTTCGGCAACTAG
- a CDS encoding 30S ribosomal protein S5: MSRNNSYNDGWEPVTRLGKKVQEGDIDSMEAALNSGLPLKEPEVVDQLLPGLDDEVLDINMVQRMTDSGRRVKFRCVVAIGNRDGYVGYAEGRDDQVGAAIQKAISIAKLNIIDVPRGSGSWEDRSTKPHSLTHRTSGKAGSVEVELIPAPLGLGLAASDTVRKVLELAGIEDAWTKSYGNTRTTVNFAKATFNALENASQSRRARTQNEPEEVAE; this comes from the coding sequence ATGAGTCGAAACAACAGCTACAACGACGGCTGGGAGCCCGTCACACGACTCGGCAAGAAGGTACAGGAGGGCGACATCGATTCGATGGAAGCCGCCCTCAACTCGGGTCTCCCGCTGAAGGAGCCCGAGGTCGTCGACCAGCTCCTTCCCGGACTGGACGACGAGGTGCTGGACATCAACATGGTCCAGCGCATGACCGACTCTGGCCGCCGTGTGAAGTTCCGCTGCGTCGTCGCCATCGGCAACCGCGACGGGTACGTCGGGTACGCCGAAGGCCGTGACGACCAGGTCGGGGCTGCCATCCAGAAGGCCATCAGCATCGCGAAACTGAACATCATCGACGTCCCCCGCGGCTCCGGTTCGTGGGAGGACCGTTCCACGAAGCCGCACTCGCTCACCCACCGGACGTCCGGCAAGGCCGGGTCCGTCGAGGTCGAGCTCATCCCCGCCCCGCTCGGGCTGGGTCTGGCGGCCAGTGACACGGTCCGCAAGGTGCTGGAACTCGCCGGCATCGAGGACGCCTGGACCAAGAGCTACGGGAACACGCGCACGACGGTCAACTTCGCCAAGGCGACGTTCAACGCCCTGGAGAACGCGTCGCAGTCGCGCCGTGCCCGCACGCAGAACGAGCCCGAGGAGGTGGCCGAATAA
- a CDS encoding 50S ribosomal protein L32e: protein MADEPQELEDISGVGETKAEALRDAGFETVEDIKKASQSDLAEVEGIGNALAARIKADVGDLEVTEETEAEIEGDEEDEAEAEEAEDVETELQPRGLADKTPELDDETERLLQKRRKDGKPQFNRQDYHKKKRTPTSWRKPRGGLSKQRRGIKGKGPKVEAGYRTPTEVRGKHPSGFEEVRVHNTDDLEGVDGDTQAVRIASTVGARKRERIEEQAEDEEIRVLNPTYVEVEVEQDD from the coding sequence ATGGCAGACGAACCCCAGGAACTCGAAGACATCAGCGGCGTCGGCGAGACGAAGGCGGAAGCCCTTCGCGACGCCGGCTTCGAGACCGTCGAAGACATCAAGAAGGCCTCCCAGTCCGACCTCGCAGAGGTCGAAGGCATCGGGAACGCGCTCGCTGCGCGTATCAAGGCCGACGTCGGCGACCTCGAAGTCACCGAGGAGACCGAAGCAGAGATCGAAGGCGACGAGGAAGACGAGGCCGAGGCCGAGGAGGCCGAGGACGTCGAGACCGAACTGCAGCCCCGCGGGCTGGCCGACAAGACGCCCGAACTCGACGACGAGACGGAGCGCCTGCTCCAGAAGCGTCGCAAGGACGGCAAGCCGCAGTTCAACCGCCAGGACTACCACAAGAAGAAGCGCACCCCGACCTCGTGGCGCAAGCCCCGCGGCGGCCTGTCCAAGCAGCGCCGTGGCATCAAGGGCAAGGGCCCGAAGGTCGAGGCCGGCTACCGCACGCCGACCGAGGTTCGCGGCAAGCACCCGTCGGGCTTCGAGGAGGTCCGTGTCCACAACACGGACGACCTCGAGGGCGTCGACGGCGACACCCAGGCCGTGCGCATCGCCTCGACCGTCGGCGCTCGCAAGCGCGAGCGCATCGAGGAACAGGCAGAGGACGAGGAGATCCGGGTGCTGAACCCGACATACGTGGAAGTCGAGGTGGAACAGGATGACTGA
- a CDS encoding 30S ribosomal protein S8, with amino-acid sequence MTANDPFSNALSGVNNAESVGHLTHTVKPASNQIGSVLEVFYDHGYIDGFEYVDDGKSGRFEVELKGAINECGPVKPRYSVAADEYEKWEKRYLPARDYGALIVTTSQGVMSHYEAREQGVGGQVIAYVY; translated from the coding sequence ATGACAGCGAACGACCCATTCAGCAACGCGCTCTCCGGTGTGAACAACGCCGAGAGTGTCGGGCATCTCACACACACGGTAAAGCCCGCTTCGAACCAGATCGGCTCCGTCCTCGAGGTCTTCTACGACCACGGGTACATCGACGGCTTCGAGTACGTCGACGACGGCAAGTCCGGTCGGTTCGAGGTCGAACTGAAAGGCGCGATCAACGAATGCGGCCCCGTCAAGCCTCGTTACTCCGTCGCGGCAGACGAGTACGAGAAGTGGGAGAAGCGATACCTCCCCGCGCGTGACTACGGTGCGCTCATCGTGACGACCAGTCAGGGCGTCATGAGCCACTACGAAGCACGCGAGCAGGGCGTTGGCGGCCAGGTGATCGCATACGTCTACTAG
- a CDS encoding uL15m family ribosomal protein, producing MTSKKRRQRGSRTHGGGTHKNRRGAGHRGGRGRAGRDKHEFHNYEPLGKHGFKRPQDVQDEVLEINVQKLDEDIALYVADGVAEENGDSYVVDARDVVEDGHEADVVKVLGGGQVRNELEVHADAFTAGARGLIEEAGGEAVLTDRAEEPEPEDTQDDASDEE from the coding sequence ATGACGAGCAAGAAACGACGCCAGCGCGGCTCGCGCACACACGGCGGCGGCACCCACAAGAACCGACGTGGTGCCGGTCACCGTGGTGGCCGCGGTCGTGCTGGCCGTGACAAGCACGAGTTCCACAACTACGAACCGCTCGGCAAGCACGGGTTCAAGCGCCCGCAGGACGTCCAGGACGAGGTCCTCGAGATCAACGTCCAGAAACTGGACGAGGACATCGCCCTGTACGTCGCCGATGGCGTCGCAGAGGAGAACGGCGACAGCTACGTCGTCGACGCTCGCGACGTCGTCGAGGACGGTCACGAGGCCGACGTCGTGAAGGTCCTCGGTGGCGGCCAGGTGCGCAACGAGCTCGAAGTCCACGCGGACGCGTTCACGGCTGGCGCCCGCGGCCTCATCGAGGAGGCCGGCGGCGAGGCCGTCCTGACCGACCGCGCCGAGGAGCCCGAACCGGAAGACACTCAAGACGACGCATCCGACGAGGAATAA
- the rpmD gene encoding 50S ribosomal protein L30, translating to MQAVVQLRGEVDMSGDIHDTLKMLNIHRVNHATLVPEEPTYRGMLTKVNDYVAMGEPSQAVLETVLAKRAEPLEGDADVDDEWLAENTEYDDIASLAEALLAEETTLREQGLSPVLRLHPPRKGHDGIKHPTKEGGELGKHTTEEIDKLLKAMR from the coding sequence ATGCAGGCAGTCGTCCAGCTCCGCGGTGAGGTCGACATGTCCGGCGACATCCACGACACGCTGAAGATGCTCAACATCCACCGTGTCAACCACGCCACCCTCGTTCCCGAGGAGCCCACCTACCGTGGGATGCTCACGAAGGTGAACGACTACGTCGCGATGGGCGAGCCGAGCCAGGCGGTCCTCGAGACCGTGCTGGCCAAGCGCGCCGAGCCCCTCGAGGGCGACGCCGACGTGGACGACGAGTGGCTCGCCGAGAACACAGAGTACGACGACATCGCCAGTCTCGCCGAGGCGCTGCTGGCCGAGGAGACGACGCTGCGCGAGCAGGGTCTCTCCCCGGTGCTGCGCCTGCACCCGCCGCGGAAGGGGCACGACGGCATCAAGCACCCGACCAAGGAGGGTGGCGAGCTCGGCAAGCACACGACCGAGGAGATCGACAAGCTCCTCAAGGCAATGCGATAA